A region of Coleofasciculus chthonoplastes PCC 7420 DNA encodes the following proteins:
- a CDS encoding HD family phosphohydrolase, whose product MKRLHSLTQQLNHLRQKKSEQFRTILPFVGSDGHLSPEQKKSGHPLKQTLSFLGTKGNPPPSAKRQGRSPVMFVLAVVSLTSVMGNRFYNQPTLDVGRDAPYTIRARFDASVEDTKTTEEKRKEARTGSFPVLMIDKSLTQEIDQNLQQSLDKIDQWREISGSFPFVPTSVLSAATQQYLRHSEAWEWQAIVAFVEDNAPVNPFEPGVVIPNREKKPLTREFIQAVSELQSYRQVASTPAFSELMQTASKARQGYQKAVAQLSSSVTPDSTPAYDASVLDLSDSAWQKTRQGIQDATRHILTQGIPPGLPSELLDNAVAVQVSTLIPAEAQPLAVELLTSNLKPNLIEDTEQTKRRAEQAARSVDPVMVTAQEGEVIVEAGEEITQADFVLLDYYGLSRREINWIGLIGFGGLVTGGVGIFWLVERRVHPPLRRRDHILVLLLSLSTPVLALLGGQYNSLPAIGLLVGSFYGSSLGATVVTLLTGLVTFSMEVSWEFLIAGGTGGLVGALVAGRMRSREELALLGGIVGLTQGSVHLVLNLIMSASAGTIWYAVLPGAALYGLSGLAWSIVALGLSPYLERLFDLVTPIRLAELSNPNRSLLKRLATEAQGTFQHTLFVASLAEAAARELHCNVELVRAGTLYHDIGKMHDPLGFIENQMGSPNKHDQINNPRKSAEIIKKHVSEGLVMARKHQLPKAIRDFIPEHQGKLLISYFYFQAKQRAQEEGGESVKEADFRYDGPIPQSRETGIVMLADACEAALRSLKDVTPDTALITVKKILKARWEDNQLVDSGLTKEELLITAEIFVKVWQQCNHQRIAYPKAALSCQPSSAT is encoded by the coding sequence ATGAAAAGGCTCCACTCGTTGACGCAACAGCTAAACCACCTGCGGCAAAAAAAATCTGAGCAATTTCGTACCATCCTTCCATTCGTCGGGTCTGATGGTCATCTTTCCCCTGAGCAAAAAAAGTCAGGTCATCCGTTAAAACAAACCCTTTCTTTCCTGGGGACAAAAGGCAATCCACCACCATCAGCAAAGCGGCAAGGACGTTCACCCGTCATGTTTGTCTTAGCCGTCGTTTCTCTCACCAGCGTGATGGGAAACCGCTTTTACAATCAACCAACCCTCGATGTTGGTCGGGATGCCCCCTATACCATCCGCGCTCGCTTTGACGCCAGTGTTGAGGATACTAAAACGACAGAAGAAAAACGCAAAGAGGCTCGGACGGGTTCGTTCCCGGTTTTAATGATTGACAAATCTCTGACCCAAGAGATTGATCAAAACCTACAACAATCATTGGACAAAATAGACCAATGGCGAGAAATTAGTGGTTCGTTTCCGTTTGTGCCAACCTCGGTGCTATCCGCCGCCACCCAGCAGTATCTGCGCCATAGTGAAGCCTGGGAATGGCAAGCTATTGTTGCTTTCGTCGAAGATAATGCTCCGGTCAACCCCTTTGAGCCTGGAGTGGTTATCCCGAACCGAGAGAAAAAACCGTTGACTCGGGAGTTCATCCAAGCAGTAAGCGAATTGCAAAGTTACCGTCAAGTAGCATCTACCCCAGCCTTCTCTGAGTTGATGCAGACAGCCAGTAAAGCTCGTCAGGGTTACCAAAAGGCAGTGGCTCAACTGTCATCAAGTGTAACCCCGGACTCAACTCCTGCCTACGATGCATCTGTACTCGATCTGTCTGATTCCGCTTGGCAGAAAACTCGACAGGGAATTCAGGATGCCACTCGCCACATTCTCACCCAAGGAATTCCGCCAGGATTGCCCTCGGAGTTATTAGACAATGCGGTAGCGGTGCAGGTGAGTACGCTGATTCCGGCTGAGGCACAACCCTTAGCTGTGGAACTCCTGACCTCTAACTTAAAGCCCAATTTAATTGAAGATACAGAACAAACCAAGCGTCGGGCAGAACAAGCTGCTCGATCGGTAGATCCTGTGATGGTGACGGCTCAAGAAGGAGAAGTCATTGTCGAAGCGGGCGAGGAAATTACCCAGGCGGATTTTGTCCTGCTGGATTACTACGGCTTGAGTCGTCGCGAAATTAACTGGATCGGGCTGATTGGATTTGGCGGTTTGGTTACCGGGGGAGTTGGTATTTTTTGGTTAGTCGAACGTCGAGTCCATCCCCCCCTGCGGCGACGCGATCATATTTTGGTGCTGCTGTTGAGTTTAAGTACACCCGTCTTGGCACTATTGGGGGGGCAATATAATAGCCTGCCCGCGATTGGGTTGTTAGTGGGGAGTTTCTATGGGTCAAGTTTGGGTGCGACTGTGGTGACACTGTTGACCGGCTTGGTCACATTTAGCATGGAGGTGAGCTGGGAATTTTTAATCGCGGGTGGTACCGGTGGTTTGGTGGGGGCGTTAGTTGCCGGACGGATGCGATCGCGGGAGGAATTGGCGTTATTAGGCGGTATCGTGGGATTGACCCAGGGCAGCGTTCATCTCGTCCTGAATCTGATTATGAGTGCCAGTGCTGGCACAATTTGGTACGCGGTGCTACCGGGTGCGGCGCTCTACGGGCTATCGGGGTTAGCCTGGAGTATTGTGGCACTGGGACTATCTCCTTATCTAGAACGCTTGTTTGACTTGGTGACGCCAATTCGGTTAGCGGAGTTGTCCAATCCGAACCGTTCATTGCTCAAACGGTTAGCCACGGAAGCGCAAGGAACATTCCAACATACCTTGTTTGTTGCCTCGTTAGCCGAAGCCGCCGCCCGTGAACTTCACTGTAATGTGGAACTGGTGAGGGCAGGTACTTTGTATCACGATATTGGCAAAATGCATGATCCGTTGGGATTTATTGAAAATCAAATGGGCAGTCCCAATAAACATGATCAAATTAACAACCCCCGTAAGAGTGCCGAGATTATTAAAAAGCATGTCTCTGAAGGGTTGGTCATGGCTCGCAAACATCAGTTACCGAAAGCGATTCGGGATTTTATTCCCGAACACCAAGGTAAACTGCTGATTTCCTATTTTTACTTTCAAGCCAAACAACGTGCTCAGGAAGAGGGGGGAGAGTCGGTCAAAGAAGCAGACTTTCGCTATGATGGACCGATTCCTCAGTCGCGAGAAACCGGAATTGTCATGTTAGCCGATGCCTGTGAAGCGGCGCTGCGATCGCTTAAAGATGTTACCCCGGACACCGCCTTAATCACGGTTAAGAAAATCCTTAAAGCCCGATGGGAAGATAACCAGTTAGTTGATTCGGGGTTAACCAAAGAAGAATTATTGATTACGGCGGAAATCTTTGTCAAAGTTTGGCAACAGTGCAATCACCAGCGGATTGCTTATCCAAAAGCGGCTCTGAGTTGTCAACCCTCTTCTGCTACATAA
- the glyA gene encoding serine hydroxymethyltransferase has translation MTQTNLDFLAQTDPEIAEGISQELQRQRDHLELIASENFTSPAVLAAQGSVLTNKYAEGLPGKRYYGGCEFIDKVEQLAIDRAKRLFGAAHANVQPHSGAQANFAVFLALLKPGDRIMGMDLSHGGHLTHGSPVNVSGKWFKVCHYGVNPETEQLDYDQVRELALKERPQMLICGYSAYPRIIDFEKFRSIADEVGAYLLADIAHIAGLVATGHHPNPIPHCDVVTTTTHKTLRGTRGGLILTRDPELGKKLDKAVFPGTQGGPLEHAIAAKAVAFGEALQPSFKDYSANVIENAQALASQLQKRGLKIVSGGTDNHLMLVDLRCISMTGKRADQLVSGVNITANKNTVPFDPESPFVTSGLRLGSPAMTTRGMGVAEFIEIGDIIADRLLNPEDETIAADCRRRVAQLCDRFPLYPHLTIPVPTLV, from the coding sequence GTGACTCAAACAAACTTAGATTTTCTCGCCCAAACAGACCCAGAAATCGCTGAGGGAATAAGCCAAGAACTTCAACGCCAGCGTGACCATCTGGAACTGATTGCTAGTGAAAACTTTACCTCCCCGGCTGTACTGGCGGCTCAAGGCTCAGTCTTAACCAATAAGTACGCCGAAGGCTTACCCGGAAAGCGCTACTATGGCGGTTGTGAATTCATCGATAAGGTAGAACAGCTTGCCATTGACCGGGCTAAACGGCTCTTTGGTGCAGCTCATGCGAATGTCCAACCCCATTCCGGCGCTCAAGCCAATTTTGCCGTATTCCTGGCGCTGCTCAAGCCGGGAGACAGGATTATGGGGATGGATTTATCCCATGGGGGACACCTCACCCATGGTTCGCCTGTGAATGTGTCGGGGAAGTGGTTTAAGGTTTGTCACTATGGTGTTAATCCGGAAACCGAGCAACTGGATTATGATCAGGTGCGCGAACTTGCCCTCAAAGAACGCCCCCAGATGCTGATTTGTGGCTATTCGGCTTATCCGCGTATTATTGACTTTGAAAAATTCCGCAGCATTGCTGATGAAGTGGGCGCTTACCTGCTGGCGGATATTGCCCATATCGCGGGGTTAGTGGCGACAGGTCATCATCCCAACCCAATTCCCCATTGTGATGTTGTTACGACAACCACCCATAAAACCCTGCGGGGAACCCGAGGTGGCTTAATTCTCACCCGTGATCCGGAACTAGGGAAAAAGCTGGATAAAGCGGTGTTCCCAGGAACTCAGGGGGGTCCATTAGAACATGCGATCGCGGCGAAAGCTGTGGCGTTTGGTGAAGCGTTACAACCCTCATTCAAAGACTATTCGGCGAATGTGATTGAAAATGCCCAAGCCCTCGCCAGTCAACTGCAAAAACGGGGTTTGAAAATTGTCTCTGGCGGGACGGATAATCATTTAATGCTGGTGGATTTACGCTGTATTTCCATGACCGGGAAACGAGCAGATCAACTGGTGAGTGGTGTGAATATTACCGCGAATAAAAATACGGTTCCCTTTGATCCAGAGTCTCCCTTTGTCACCAGTGGCTTACGTCTCGGTTCCCCGGCGATGACAACACGCGGGATGGGAGTGGCTGAATTTATCGAGATTGGTGATATTATTGCCGATCGCTTACTCAATCCAGAGGATGAAACCATCGCCGCCGATTGTCGGCGTCGTGTGGCTCAATTGTGCGATCGCTTCCCCTTATATCCCCATCTCACTATTCCTGTACCTACATTGGTATAA
- the rpsF gene encoding 30S ribosomal protein S6, which translates to MYILRPDMSEEQVNQAVTKYKDLLQEQGGEEIEIQHRGKRRLAYPIERHREGVYIQMNYKAPPIHVAQLQRAMRYGDEVIRYLTLKQELPPEPQPEPVEVEA; encoded by the coding sequence ATGTACATCCTGCGTCCTGATATGTCAGAGGAGCAGGTTAACCAAGCTGTGACCAAGTATAAAGATCTCCTGCAAGAGCAAGGCGGTGAGGAGATTGAAATCCAACATCGTGGTAAGCGTCGTTTGGCTTATCCCATCGAAAGACATCGCGAAGGCGTCTATATCCAAATGAACTATAAAGCGCCCCCGATTCATGTGGCTCAGCTTCAGCGAGCGATGCGCTATGGAGATGAGGTTATTCGTTATCTGACACTGAAACAAGAACTTCCCCCCGAACCCCAACCCGAACCGGTGGAAGTAGAAGCTTAG
- a CDS encoding competence/damage-inducible protein A gives MSAEIICVGTELLLGDILNTNAQFLALELADLGIPHYYQTVVGDNPSRLKQVLAMACDRSAILIFTGGLGPTPDDLTTETIADFFGVPLIEQVDIIEDIARKFAQRGRQMTANNHKQALIPEGAKVLPNPKGTAPGIIWHPRPGLTILTFPGVPSEMQRMWRETAVPYLKGQGWGQQIIYSQTLRFWGIGESALAEKVASFFDLTNPTVAPYASQGEVRLRVSARAPSQGEAIQVIEPVVKQLRQIAGADYFGVDTDTLASVVGQLLTDANQTVSVAESCTGGGLGSMLTAVPGSSDYFLGGIISYSNDVKVSLLGVKSSDLDKWGAVSKPIAQQMALGVRSRLTTDWGVSITGIAGPGGGNESKPVGLVYIGLATPDDRVECFKYNFGRDRDRASVRHWSACYALDQLRRRLLEQYH, from the coding sequence ATGAGCGCAGAAATCATTTGTGTTGGCACTGAGTTACTGCTAGGGGATATTCTGAATACGAATGCCCAGTTTTTAGCCCTCGAACTGGCAGATCTGGGTATTCCCCACTACTATCAAACGGTTGTGGGAGATAATCCCTCGCGGTTAAAGCAAGTCTTGGCAATGGCGTGCGATCGCTCGGCGATTCTGATTTTTACGGGAGGACTTGGACCGACACCAGATGACTTGACAACGGAAACCATTGCAGATTTTTTCGGTGTTCCCCTGATTGAGCAAGTTGACATCATTGAGGATATTGCTCGCAAATTTGCTCAACGGGGGCGGCAAATGACTGCCAATAATCATAAGCAAGCCCTGATTCCCGAAGGCGCTAAGGTTTTACCGAACCCCAAGGGAACCGCACCGGGGATAATCTGGCATCCACGTCCCGGTTTAACTATTCTTACCTTTCCCGGTGTTCCCAGTGAAATGCAGCGGATGTGGCGAGAAACGGCGGTTCCCTATCTCAAAGGTCAAGGTTGGGGACAACAAATTATCTATAGTCAAACCTTACGATTCTGGGGGATTGGGGAATCCGCGTTAGCTGAAAAAGTGGCGTCGTTTTTTGACTTAACCAACCCCACCGTCGCTCCCTACGCCTCTCAGGGAGAAGTCCGGTTACGGGTTAGCGCCCGTGCGCCGTCTCAAGGGGAAGCTATACAGGTAATTGAACCTGTTGTCAAGCAACTGCGGCAAATTGCTGGGGCTGACTATTTTGGTGTGGATACAGATACCCTAGCCTCGGTTGTGGGTCAGCTTTTAACCGATGCCAATCAAACGGTGAGTGTAGCTGAATCCTGTACGGGAGGCGGTTTAGGCAGCATGTTGACAGCCGTTCCCGGAAGTTCTGACTATTTTTTGGGTGGGATAATTTCTTATAGCAATGACGTAAAAGTATCCTTACTGGGGGTTAAGTCATCAGATCTGGATAAATGGGGGGCGGTGAGTAAACCTATTGCCCAGCAAATGGCATTGGGTGTGCGATCGCGGCTGACGACGGATTGGGGTGTGAGTATTACTGGCATTGCTGGACCCGGCGGTGGGAATGAATCTAAGCCGGTGGGGTTGGTATATATCGGTTTGGCGACGCCAGATGATAGAGTTGAGTGTTTTAAATATAACTTTGGTCGCGATCGCGATCGGGCTTCGGTTCGTCATTGGAGTGCCTGTTATGCCCTCGACCAACTGCGACGCCGATTATTGGAGCAATACCATTAG
- a CDS encoding pentapeptide repeat-containing protein, with product MMDERFFTQLQVLIQKVVAAETDNLAQLAAMVGLNLARDFAESNLRDTNLKGANLVKANLRGADLHGANLMKARLCGADLRGADLIQANLCGADLRQANLRGAVLSNADLTQANLEGANLTDANLEGTTLNYANLKMVDLRGAHLYQAYLYAANVSEAKLRGANLGKTDLREANLKQASIIRAYLGQANLQGADLDGANLSESDMSQAKLNRAKLRNTQLRNADFSLSDLSQATLIRANASHAHLIRANLRGADLIRTNLTGADLQGADLSLADLSLANLYLANLGNTNLIRANLSIAELGGANLSRANLNQADLRGANVENAEFASNPGLSEEMKRVLKRRGAILAEVKRDRVGVLASR from the coding sequence ATGATGGATGAACGTTTTTTTACCCAACTCCAAGTCCTAATTCAGAAGGTTGTCGCGGCAGAAACGGACAATTTAGCTCAACTGGCGGCAATGGTGGGTCTGAATTTGGCACGAGATTTCGCCGAGTCTAATCTCAGAGATACGAATCTCAAAGGTGCTAATTTGGTGAAAGCCAATCTTAGAGGTGCTGATTTGCATGGCGCTAACCTGATGAAGGCGAGGCTGTGCGGGGCTGATTTGCGCGGGGCTGATTTGATTCAGGCTAATCTGTGTGGGGCGGATTTGAGACAGGCGAATCTGCGCGGTGCGGTGCTGTCGAATGCGGATCTGACTCAGGCAAACTTGGAGGGGGCGAACCTCACCGATGCCAATTTAGAGGGGACAACTTTAAACTACGCCAATCTGAAAATGGTTGATTTGAGAGGCGCTCATCTCTACCAGGCTTATCTCTATGCCGCTAACGTAAGTGAAGCGAAACTTAGAGGGGCAAATCTGGGAAAAACTGACCTGAGAGAGGCAAACCTGAAGCAGGCTTCAATTATTCGTGCCTATTTGGGACAGGCTAATCTGCAAGGTGCGGATCTCGACGGCGCGAATCTGAGTGAATCGGATATGAGCCAAGCGAAACTAAACCGTGCCAAATTGCGGAATACTCAGCTACGGAATGCTGATTTCAGCCTTAGTGATTTGAGTCAGGCGACGCTGATTCGTGCCAATGCGAGCCATGCTCACCTGATTCGCGCCAACCTACGAGGGGCTGATTTGATTCGGACGAACCTCACCGGGGCTGATTTACAGGGGGCGGATTTGAGTTTGGCGGATTTGAGTCTGGCTAACCTGTATTTAGCCAACTTAGGCAATACTAACTTAATTCGCGCCAATCTCAGCATTGCTGAACTCGGCGGCGCGAATCTGAGTCGAGCCAACTTGAATCAGGCGGATTTGAGAGGGGCAAATGTGGAAAATGCTGAGTTTGCTAGCAATCCGGGATTGTCTGAGGAGATGAAGCGGGTATTGAAACGGCGCGGTGCTATCTTGGCAGAGGTGAAGCGCGATCGCGTGGGAGTGTTGGCGTCTCGGTAA
- the aroQ gene encoding type II 3-dehydroquinate dehydratase: protein MNVPNEARSSLSILVLHGPNLNLLGLREPGIYGSVTLAEIDKLLQQEARSLSCQVVTLQSNHEGVLVDAIQAARTQHQGILINAGAYTHTSVALRDALAAVALPVVEVHLSNIYQREPFRHHSFIAPVAVGQISGFGAESYRLGLLALVHTLKTGARAN, encoded by the coding sequence ATTAACGTGCCGAATGAAGCTCGGAGTTCTTTGAGTATTCTCGTCCTGCATGGTCCAAACTTGAATCTTCTAGGACTCCGAGAGCCTGGTATTTATGGATCGGTAACCTTGGCAGAAATTGACAAACTCCTGCAACAGGAGGCAAGGTCATTATCCTGCCAAGTTGTGACGTTACAGTCCAACCATGAAGGTGTTTTAGTTGATGCCATACAAGCAGCGAGAACGCAGCATCAGGGGATATTAATCAATGCTGGTGCTTATACTCATACAAGTGTAGCCCTACGCGATGCCTTAGCCGCCGTAGCCCTGCCTGTAGTGGAAGTACATCTGAGTAATATCTATCAGCGCGAACCCTTTCGACATCACTCCTTCATCGCCCCCGTAGCTGTCGGTCAGATCAGCGGCTTTGGTGCCGAAAGTTATCGCTTGGGACTCTTAGCTCTCGTCCATACCCTGAAAACAGGGGCAAGAGCAAATTAA
- a CDS encoding fumarylacetoacetate hydrolase family protein codes for MAQRYVRIKTAQGQTYYGLLQLNRSIQVLDAPPWLQGQPTDLELAPDSYTLLAPCAPSKIVAVGKNYMDHAVEMGTPVPQEPLLFLKPPTTITAADRDIQFPPQSKRVDYEGELALVIGELCVDCTPEQAQGKIWGYTIANDVTARDLQKQDGQWTRAKGFNTFCPLGPWIVREVSAGAKLQTFLNDAPEPVQSASIDQMVFAPDFLVSYISEIMTLLPGDVILTGTPRGIGPMQIGDRVRVEIEGIGHLENTVVPRSAPVIL; via the coding sequence ATGGCGCAGCGCTACGTCCGAATTAAAACGGCTCAAGGGCAAACCTACTATGGCTTGCTGCAACTCAACCGCAGTATCCAAGTTTTAGATGCACCGCCGTGGCTACAGGGTCAACCGACTGATCTGGAGTTAGCACCGGATAGTTATACATTGTTGGCTCCCTGTGCGCCATCCAAGATTGTCGCCGTTGGCAAAAACTATATGGATCACGCCGTTGAAATGGGAACACCTGTTCCCCAGGAACCCTTGTTGTTTCTCAAACCACCGACAACCATAACGGCGGCGGATCGAGACATCCAGTTTCCGCCTCAGTCAAAACGGGTGGACTATGAGGGGGAGTTGGCGCTGGTGATTGGTGAACTCTGTGTAGACTGTACGCCCGAACAAGCCCAAGGAAAAATTTGGGGGTACACCATCGCCAACGATGTCACCGCTCGCGACTTACAAAAACAAGACGGTCAATGGACGAGGGCAAAGGGTTTTAATACCTTTTGTCCCCTAGGTCCTTGGATTGTGCGGGAGGTGAGTGCTGGGGCGAAGTTGCAGACGTTTTTAAACGATGCGCCGGAACCGGTACAATCGGCATCCATTGATCAAATGGTATTTGCCCCGGACTTCTTAGTCTCCTATATTTCTGAGATTATGACCCTGCTTCCGGGAGACGTAATCCTGACGGGTACGCCACGAGGGATTGGTCCAATGCAAATCGGCGATCGCGTCCGTGTGGAAATTGAGGGAATTGGTCATTTAGAAAACACTGTCGTCCCCCGTTCTGCACCCGTTATTCTTTAA
- a CDS encoding Tic20 family protein — MTWRGSTTVKERIFAALPYLLPLIYGFQFGLPLLLKFPVLGFIYLPLKPLMSIYYSSPFIGLIVFFVLFLAVVRNERIAHFIRFNTMQAILLDILLVLCSFAIDILGRGLGNSFFMETLNNVIFLGTLAACFYSIVQSLLGRYAEIPTLSEAVYAQVR; from the coding sequence ATGACTTGGCGCGGCTCGACAACGGTTAAAGAGCGGATTTTTGCAGCGCTACCCTATCTACTGCCCTTAATTTATGGGTTTCAGTTTGGTCTTCCCTTACTGCTCAAATTTCCCGTATTGGGTTTTATTTATTTACCCTTAAAACCTTTAATGTCTATTTACTACAGTAGTCCATTTATCGGACTCATTGTTTTTTTCGTCTTGTTCTTAGCGGTGGTCAGAAATGAAAGAATTGCTCATTTTATTCGTTTTAATACAATGCAGGCAATTCTTTTAGATATTCTTTTAGTTCTCTGTAGTTTTGCCATAGATATTCTCGGCAGAGGACTGGGGAATAGTTTTTTCATGGAAACCCTAAACAATGTGATCTTTTTAGGAACCCTAGCGGCTTGTTTCTACTCAATCGTGCAATCATTGCTGGGTCGCTACGCTGAAATTCCTACACTCTCGGAAGCCGTTTACGCCCAAGTTCGATGA
- a CDS encoding ADP-ribosylglycohydrolase family protein, with protein sequence MQHSLLCRFQGALLGSLIGELVSHHLDQGLGDSVGRKSLQFTKRQPQPSQSHLCMPKLSPWSQIATCGIESLIDTGRLNIDDWIIRCSQTQPSLLELKGKAQSSEAAVATLPMALFFHENQELLRQHLVQAAAIWQLETDASAGVLAIATAMALTLTETLNRTTLIPHILRGLGTEKTLLAYRLQQVQTLIEAGADLETTTRKVRRLPANLGNRGDASDMAIALSFYCFLYTPEDFRLCVIRAVRSGYHNPVTAALTGALAGVYNGINGIPVSWRVAALKIPVFKERQKLTDQLLAVWLGVYDQKQINGRYKQAAVAAPDVIQRRL encoded by the coding sequence ATGCAGCATTCTCTTCTGTGCCGATTTCAAGGAGCATTACTGGGTAGCTTGATTGGTGAGCTGGTCAGCCATCACCTTGATCAAGGACTCGGTGATTCAGTTGGTAGAAAATCGCTTCAGTTCACCAAACGCCAACCCCAACCGAGTCAGTCCCACCTCTGTATGCCCAAACTCTCCCCTTGGAGTCAAATCGCCACTTGTGGAATCGAGAGTTTAATTGACACAGGCAGGCTGAATATAGACGATTGGATCATTCGCTGTAGCCAAACCCAACCCTCACTCCTAGAATTGAAAGGGAAAGCCCAAAGCAGCGAAGCAGCAGTGGCAACGCTGCCAATGGCGCTTTTTTTTCACGAAAATCAAGAGTTGTTACGGCAACACCTGGTTCAGGCGGCAGCAATTTGGCAACTCGAAACCGACGCCTCGGCTGGGGTGTTGGCAATTGCTACCGCCATGGCTCTGACTCTCACCGAAACCCTTAACCGAACAACCCTGATTCCCCACATCCTTAGAGGCTTAGGGACAGAAAAAACCCTCTTAGCCTACCGATTACAACAGGTTCAAACCCTGATAGAAGCAGGTGCAGATTTAGAAACCACCACGAGGAAGGTGCGCCGTCTACCCGCAAATTTAGGTAATAGGGGGGATGCCTCAGATATGGCGATCGCTTTAAGCTTTTATTGTTTCCTCTATACACCCGAAGATTTTCGTCTCTGTGTCATCCGTGCCGTTCGTAGTGGTTACCACAACCCAGTAACGGCAGCTTTGACAGGGGCATTAGCGGGTGTTTATAACGGTATCAACGGTATTCCAGTTAGCTGGCGAGTTGCTGCCCTAAAAATTCCGGTCTTCAAAGAGAGGCAAAAATTAACAGACCAATTACTAGCGGTTTGGCTAGGGGTTTACGATCAAAAACAAATCAATGGTCGGTACAAACAAGCAGCCGTTGCTGCACCGGATGTCATTCAACGTCGTTTATAA